A region of Kribbella sp. NBC_01245 DNA encodes the following proteins:
- a CDS encoding enoyl-CoA hydratase-related protein — protein MTELVHLDVADGVASITLDSPHNRNALSQQLTGELLAHLESAGVDDAAKVIVIRSSGDVFCSGADMSEATTVGMGVGAQRMVDVQRAIVANPKPVIARVAGPARAGGIGIVAAADISLAGHSATFALTEVRLGLAAATISLTVIPRMTDRAAAFTFLTGDGFDATEAASLGLVSRAVPDADLDDVVAGVLRSLLKGVPQGLRETKKLLNRELLADIDARGKDLAELSASLFGSPAAQEAMLAFLSRKKS, from the coding sequence ATGACCGAACTCGTGCATCTGGATGTGGCCGACGGCGTCGCGAGCATCACGCTGGACTCGCCGCACAACCGCAACGCGCTGTCCCAGCAACTCACCGGCGAACTGCTCGCCCATCTCGAGAGCGCCGGCGTGGACGACGCCGCCAAGGTGATCGTGATCCGGTCATCCGGTGACGTCTTCTGCTCCGGCGCCGACATGTCCGAGGCGACCACGGTCGGCATGGGCGTCGGCGCCCAGCGCATGGTCGACGTTCAGCGCGCGATCGTCGCCAACCCCAAACCCGTCATCGCCCGGGTCGCCGGCCCGGCCCGCGCGGGCGGTATCGGCATCGTGGCGGCGGCCGACATCAGCCTCGCCGGGCACAGCGCCACCTTCGCGTTGACCGAGGTACGGCTCGGCCTGGCGGCGGCGACGATCTCGCTGACGGTCATCCCGCGAATGACCGATCGGGCGGCCGCCTTCACGTTCCTCACCGGCGACGGGTTCGACGCGACCGAGGCCGCTTCGCTGGGTCTGGTCAGCCGGGCCGTGCCCGACGCCGACCTGGACGACGTAGTCGCCGGCGTCCTCAGGTCCCTGCTCAAGGGTGTGCCGCAGGGATTGCGTGAGACCAAGAAGCTGCTCAACCGCGAGCTATTGGCCGATATCGATGCCCGCGGCAAGGACCTCGCCGAGCTCTCGGCCTCACTCTTCGGCTCCCCGGCGGCGCAGGAGGCCATGCTCGCCTTCCTCAGCCGCAAGAAAAGCTGA
- a CDS encoding ornithine cyclodeaminase has protein sequence MQVTETVEITGHLMDSGLLSRVLDDIREYGGDYTLDKFELGHDKEDTSTVRMTVGADDEESLQRLLMRIQTKGANLVDPGQPQITEADTDGVFPDGFYSTTNLPTSVRLGGRWVLVQNPEMDCGLLVEGDLEGDSVRTIPMSDVKAGMRIITSAQGVKVTPPVVANTEESFGFMESDVSSEKPQRVLVMQVADGMREAKANGLKVLWVGGPGIVHTGAAPAMVALVEAGFVDVLFAGNALATHDIESSLYGTSLGVDLSRGRGVEHGHEHHIRAINTIRKAGSIAAAVEQGVLTSGVMHALVKNGKKFVLVGSVRDDGPLPDVYTDVLEGQRAMRAGLTDVGYCLMAATMLHSVATGNILPASIPLTCVDINPATVTKLADRGSSQARGIVTDVGLFIEHLARELAPGYAS, from the coding sequence GTGCAGGTCACCGAGACCGTCGAGATCACCGGCCATCTGATGGACTCCGGTCTGCTGTCGAGGGTTCTCGACGACATCCGCGAGTACGGCGGTGACTACACGCTGGACAAGTTCGAGCTCGGCCACGACAAGGAGGACACCTCCACGGTCCGGATGACGGTCGGCGCCGATGACGAGGAGTCCCTGCAGCGGCTGCTGATGCGGATCCAGACCAAGGGCGCGAACCTGGTCGATCCCGGTCAGCCGCAGATCACCGAGGCCGACACCGACGGCGTGTTCCCCGACGGTTTCTACTCGACCACGAACCTGCCGACCAGCGTGCGCCTCGGCGGCCGCTGGGTGCTGGTGCAGAACCCGGAGATGGACTGCGGACTGCTGGTCGAGGGCGACCTCGAGGGGGACTCTGTGCGGACCATCCCCATGTCGGACGTAAAGGCCGGCATGCGCATCATCACCAGCGCCCAGGGCGTCAAGGTCACTCCCCCGGTCGTCGCGAACACCGAGGAGTCGTTCGGCTTCATGGAGTCCGACGTCTCCAGCGAGAAGCCACAGCGCGTGCTGGTCATGCAGGTCGCCGACGGAATGCGCGAGGCGAAGGCGAACGGCCTGAAGGTGCTCTGGGTCGGCGGCCCGGGCATCGTGCACACCGGCGCCGCGCCGGCCATGGTCGCGCTGGTCGAGGCCGGCTTCGTGGACGTGCTGTTCGCGGGCAACGCGCTGGCCACCCACGACATCGAGTCCTCCCTGTACGGCACCTCGCTCGGCGTCGACCTGTCCCGCGGCCGTGGCGTCGAGCACGGCCACGAGCACCACATCCGCGCGATCAACACGATCCGCAAGGCCGGGTCGATCGCGGCCGCGGTCGAGCAGGGCGTGCTGACCTCCGGTGTGATGCACGCACTGGTGAAGAACGGCAAGAAGTTCGTCCTGGTCGGCTCGGTCCGCGACGACGGTCCGTTGCCCGATGTCTACACCGACGTGCTCGAGGGCCAGCGGGCCATGCGGGCCGGTCTGACCGATGTCGGCTACTGCCTGATGGCCGCGACGATGCTGCATTCGGTTGCTACCGGCAACATCCTGCCGGCGTCGATCCCGCTGACCTGCGTCGACATCAACCCGGCCACGGTGACGAAGCTGGCCGACCGGGGCTCGTCCCAGGCCCGCGGCATCGTGACCGACGTCGGGCTGTTCATCGAGCACCTCGCCCGCGAGCTCGCCCCCGGCTACGCGTCCTGA
- a CDS encoding glycosyl hydrolase family 95 catalytic domain-containing protein has protein sequence MHIVTAGLAIVAAVSVLTGMTSPPSQSTETTDVADAAEEGPSLWYDEPARDWESEALPIGNGALGAMVFGDPSTEHLQLNEKTLWTGGPGAKQGYDFGNWRTPRPTALQDIRRMIDQNLKVLPDKATEMLAQPEIGFGDYQPLLDLKLAMDSAPAATGYRRHLDIKNSLAGVRYDAGGVRYTREYFASAPGNVLVARLSASEPGKIGFTTTLTGEANRTRTVTAINGRIRVHGSLLDNGMRYETQAQVLNTGGTRTDNSDGSVTVSGADSVVLVMSAGTDYADTYPAYRAGDPGPGVTSRVDAASRMSYDGLRARHIADCRRLFDRVALNLGQIVPTVPTDDLLGRYRDGTASPEERKALEVLFYQYGRYLLIASSRDTSPLPANLQGVWNKSTTPPWRSDYHTNINLQMNYWLAESTNLSETTAPLFDFVDALVPPGRVTAKEMFGADGWVVHSQTNPFGFTGVIGYPLAFWMPDAGAWLAQHYWEHYQFTQDKTFLKERAYPLMKELAAFWLDELQVDPRDGKLVVSPSFSPEHGDYSAGAAMPQQIVWDLFTNLKEAAPVVGETSAYRAQIASVLDRLDPGMRIGSWGQLQEWKEDWDDPTDQHRHTSQLFGLHPGRQLIPSKSPDLAAAAAMTLKGRGDGGTGWSKAWKINFWARLLDGNHSHKMLSELLKTSTLKNLWDTHPPFQIDGNFGATAGMTEMLLQSHAGSIDVLPALPDAWADKGSYDGLRARGAYTVGATWQDAAATEIRLRSDKGGTVSLRNQIFQGPFTVTDDQGRRVEVRRTGADKVSFGTSAGRAYTVRAQARIDLTAPAAVSFKPVEVKASISGSIPAGDLTLDVPTGWKVSPTSVRTPAVKPGQPYEAVFTVTPTLASGEGDFSLVARLKTSDYQLSARAGTGLWRVNLARGKTATQSTTAHNAPASRAVDGNSSGSWGDNSVTHTPEPSNQAWWQVDLGKAEGLSQIAVWNRTDCCSDRLSNYWIIASENPITADSLEAARTAPGVTALRQTATAGSPTLIDLPLTARHIRIQLESPTAPLSLAEVKLHPTNG, from the coding sequence ATGCACATAGTCACCGCCGGTCTAGCCATCGTCGCCGCCGTGAGCGTTCTCACCGGTATGACCTCGCCGCCCAGCCAATCCACCGAGACCACCGATGTCGCCGACGCCGCGGAGGAAGGCCCGTCGCTCTGGTACGACGAACCGGCCCGCGACTGGGAGTCCGAGGCGCTGCCGATCGGTAACGGCGCACTCGGCGCGATGGTCTTCGGCGATCCGTCCACCGAGCACCTGCAGCTGAACGAGAAGACGCTCTGGACCGGTGGTCCGGGCGCGAAACAGGGCTACGACTTCGGCAACTGGCGTACGCCGCGCCCGACCGCCTTGCAGGACATCCGGCGCATGATCGACCAGAACCTCAAGGTCCTCCCGGACAAGGCCACGGAGATGCTCGCCCAACCTGAGATCGGGTTTGGCGACTACCAGCCGCTGCTGGACCTCAAACTGGCCATGGACTCCGCACCAGCCGCGACGGGCTATAGGCGCCACCTAGACATCAAGAACTCCCTAGCCGGTGTGCGGTACGACGCCGGCGGTGTGCGCTACACCCGCGAGTACTTCGCCAGCGCCCCCGGGAACGTCCTAGTCGCCCGGTTGAGCGCCAGTGAGCCCGGCAAGATCGGTTTCACCACCACGCTCACTGGCGAGGCGAACCGCACCCGCACGGTCACTGCGATCAACGGCCGCATCCGGGTTCACGGAAGTCTCCTGGACAACGGGATGCGCTACGAGACGCAGGCCCAGGTACTCAACACCGGTGGCACGCGTACGGACAACTCGGACGGCAGTGTCACCGTAAGCGGCGCCGACTCCGTCGTACTGGTTATGTCTGCTGGTACCGACTACGCCGACACCTACCCGGCGTACCGGGCTGGAGATCCTGGGCCGGGTGTGACGAGTCGTGTCGACGCTGCCAGCCGCATGTCGTACGACGGACTCCGGGCGCGACACATCGCGGACTGCCGGCGTCTGTTCGACCGGGTCGCGCTGAACCTTGGACAGATTGTGCCGACTGTGCCGACCGACGACCTGCTCGGCCGGTACCGCGATGGCACGGCGTCTCCGGAGGAGCGGAAGGCGCTGGAGGTGTTGTTCTACCAGTACGGGCGCTACCTGCTGATCGCGTCGTCACGGGACACCTCTCCCCTGCCGGCAAACTTGCAAGGCGTCTGGAACAAGTCGACGACTCCGCCGTGGCGTTCCGACTACCACACCAACATCAACCTGCAGATGAACTACTGGCTTGCCGAGAGCACAAACCTCAGTGAGACCACTGCCCCACTCTTCGACTTCGTAGACGCTCTCGTGCCGCCCGGACGGGTCACGGCGAAGGAGATGTTCGGCGCCGACGGCTGGGTCGTACACAGCCAGACGAATCCCTTCGGCTTCACAGGCGTCATCGGCTATCCCCTGGCCTTCTGGATGCCTGACGCGGGCGCTTGGCTCGCCCAGCACTACTGGGAGCACTACCAGTTCACGCAGGACAAGACGTTCCTGAAGGAGCGGGCATACCCCCTGATGAAGGAGCTCGCCGCCTTCTGGCTGGACGAGCTGCAGGTCGATCCGCGTGACGGCAAGCTTGTCGTCTCGCCGAGCTTCTCGCCCGAACACGGCGACTACTCGGCCGGAGCGGCCATGCCTCAGCAGATCGTCTGGGACCTCTTCACGAACCTCAAAGAGGCTGCGCCCGTAGTAGGCGAGACGAGCGCCTACCGAGCGCAGATCGCGTCCGTACTCGACCGGCTGGACCCGGGGATGCGTATTGGCTCGTGGGGCCAGTTGCAGGAGTGGAAGGAGGACTGGGACGACCCAACGGACCAGCACCGGCATACGTCGCAGCTGTTCGGTCTACATCCGGGACGCCAGCTGATCCCGTCCAAGTCGCCAGATCTGGCTGCAGCTGCCGCTATGACGTTGAAGGGCCGCGGCGACGGCGGTACCGGTTGGAGCAAGGCCTGGAAGATCAACTTCTGGGCGCGCCTTCTGGACGGCAACCACTCGCACAAGATGCTCTCGGAACTCCTGAAGACCAGTACGTTGAAGAACCTCTGGGACACCCACCCGCCGTTCCAGATCGACGGCAACTTCGGTGCCACCGCCGGGATGACGGAGATGCTCCTACAGAGCCACGCCGGCTCAATCGACGTACTGCCCGCTCTGCCCGACGCCTGGGCCGACAAGGGCTCGTACGACGGTCTGCGCGCTCGCGGCGCCTACACGGTCGGTGCGACCTGGCAGGACGCCGCCGCCACGGAGATCCGGCTGCGCTCCGACAAGGGTGGAACCGTCTCCCTTCGCAACCAGATCTTCCAGGGCCCGTTCACCGTCACGGACGACCAGGGCCGCCGTGTCGAGGTACGCCGCACTGGTGCCGACAAGGTCTCCTTCGGTACGTCGGCCGGCCGGGCGTACACGGTCCGAGCGCAAGCGCGGATCGACCTCACCGCCCCGGCAGCCGTCTCGTTCAAACCGGTAGAGGTCAAGGCCTCGATCAGCGGCTCCATCCCGGCCGGCGACCTCACGCTCGACGTACCGACCGGCTGGAAGGTCTCGCCCACCTCGGTCCGTACGCCGGCAGTCAAACCAGGCCAGCCGTACGAGGCTGTCTTCACCGTCACGCCCACCTTGGCCTCCGGCGAAGGCGATTTCTCCCTGGTGGCGAGACTGAAGACATCGGATTACCAGCTGTCGGCGCGTGCCGGAACCGGGCTCTGGCGGGTCAACCTCGCGCGCGGGAAAACCGCCACCCAGAGCACGACCGCGCACAACGCACCGGCCTCGCGAGCGGTGGACGGCAACTCCAGCGGGAGCTGGGGCGACAACTCGGTCACGCACACGCCCGAACCGTCGAACCAGGCCTGGTGGCAGGTCGACCTCGGCAAGGCCGAAGGCCTGTCGCAGATCGCGGTGTGGAACCGGACCGACTGCTGCTCCGACCGCCTGAGCAACTACTGGATCATCGCCTCGGAGAACCCGATCACCGCCGACTCCCTCGAAGCCGCCCGAACCGCCCCCGGCGTAACGGCCCTCCGCCAAACCGCCACCGCCGGCTCCCCCACCCTCATCGACCTCCCCCTCACAGCCCGCCACATCCGCATCCAACTCGAATCCCCCACCGCCCCCCTCTCCCTAGCCGAGGTCAAACTCCACCCCACCAACGGCTAA
- a CDS encoding endonuclease/exonuclease/phosphatase family protein, whose amino-acid sequence MTEPGLRVLSYNVHRWGDDREALARVVRACAPDVALIQEAPTWWGTRRKREAMAASFGLRYVGGAARNAILAADGLDLTSYRHWRVWRPFIRRRLRLIATQLPGGAIGARTTLPGHSAPGREVALVVCHLGLHIGGRLREFRQVVRGCESFGVPYLLVGDLNEEPGGDLWAKIAEAGLTDNNTGPTFPARAPSRHIDAALTSPGLTAIAVPLSDVNSADLVAASDHLPILLRLT is encoded by the coding sequence ATGACTGAACCCGGTCTGCGCGTCCTGTCGTACAACGTGCACCGCTGGGGCGATGACCGCGAGGCCCTGGCCCGGGTGGTGCGCGCGTGTGCGCCGGATGTCGCGCTGATCCAGGAGGCGCCGACCTGGTGGGGGACGCGCCGCAAACGCGAGGCGATGGCCGCTTCCTTCGGCCTGCGGTACGTCGGAGGCGCGGCCCGCAACGCGATTCTCGCCGCCGACGGTCTGGACCTCACGTCGTACCGGCATTGGCGGGTCTGGCGCCCTTTCATCCGCCGGCGCCTTCGGCTGATCGCGACCCAGTTGCCGGGTGGCGCGATCGGCGCCCGTACGACGCTCCCGGGCCACAGCGCTCCCGGGCGTGAGGTGGCATTGGTGGTGTGCCATCTCGGGTTGCACATCGGCGGGCGGCTGCGCGAATTCCGTCAGGTAGTGCGTGGATGCGAGTCCTTCGGCGTGCCGTACCTGCTGGTCGGCGACCTCAACGAGGAACCAGGCGGCGACCTCTGGGCCAAAATCGCCGAGGCCGGCCTAACCGACAACAACACCGGCCCCACCTTCCCCGCCCGCGCTCCGAGCCGCCACATAGACGCTGCCCTCACTTCCCCCGGCCTAACCGCAATCGCCGTCCCGCTATCGGACGTCAACTCGGCAGACCTGGTCGCAGCTTCAGACCACCTGCCGATCCTCCTCCGCTTGACCTGA
- a CDS encoding alpha/beta hydrolase — MPVHSYAEEFRSPGSGQQAGVGVLLSHGFTGSPASMRPFAEHLAAEGFGVALPRLPGHGTTWQEMNHTRWPDWFAVLENEFERLRKEHDKVFMAGLSMGGCLTLRMAEEHGADLSGLVLVNPSVQTDDKRLAVLPVLQRFVPSLAGISNDIKKPGVNEYAYDRMPLKALYSLSQLWRITRDDLAKVTQPVLLFRSTVDHVVEASSGLKILSSISSRDVTEVLLEDSYHVATLDNDAPRIFAESVGFIRRVAADA, encoded by the coding sequence GTGCCAGTGCACTCTTATGCGGAGGAGTTCCGCTCCCCCGGTTCCGGCCAGCAGGCCGGTGTCGGTGTTCTGCTCAGCCATGGGTTCACCGGCTCGCCCGCGTCGATGCGGCCGTTCGCCGAGCACCTGGCCGCCGAGGGCTTCGGGGTGGCGCTGCCCCGGCTGCCCGGCCACGGCACCACCTGGCAGGAGATGAACCACACCCGCTGGCCGGACTGGTTCGCCGTACTCGAGAACGAGTTCGAGCGGCTGCGCAAGGAGCACGACAAGGTCTTCATGGCCGGCCTGTCGATGGGCGGATGTCTCACGTTGCGGATGGCCGAGGAGCATGGCGCCGACCTGAGCGGCCTCGTGCTGGTCAACCCGTCGGTGCAGACCGACGACAAGCGGCTGGCGGTGCTGCCGGTGCTGCAGCGATTCGTGCCGTCGCTGGCGGGCATCTCCAACGACATCAAGAAGCCGGGTGTGAACGAGTACGCCTACGACCGGATGCCGCTCAAGGCGTTGTACTCGCTGTCCCAGTTGTGGCGCATCACCCGGGACGACCTGGCCAAGGTGACGCAGCCTGTGCTGCTGTTCCGGTCGACCGTGGATCACGTGGTCGAGGCCAGCAGCGGCTTGAAGATTCTCTCCTCGATCTCGTCGCGCGATGTCACCGAGGTCCTGCTGGAGGACAGCTACCACGTGGCCACGCTGGACAACGACGCCCCGCGCATCTTCGCCGAGAGCGTGGGCTTCATCCGCCGGGTGGCCGCGGATGCGTGA